GAGACTTTAATTTCATCGTGACAACGCATCCCTGTGGACCGAAACAGAGTAAAAATGGTCAAAATTGCTTGCCTAGCAGACGTTTGCATGGTTCCAGTATGTGCAATACAACTCTCATAGGGTTCCAGGCTTGTTACTAACAATTTTCATAGTTGGGAACCGCATCTCCAAGTATTTCCGACTTTGTCGCTGCTATCGAGAAAAAGATTCGCGAGAGCCACTTGAAGAGCACACTCCACAGTGCTGGTACAACAATCGAAGGCCCATGGGATGAGGTCACCAACCTCATTGGCGAAATCCACGAGTACGCTCACGAAATTGGTTACGTCAGAGTCCACACTGACATCAGAATCGGAACGAGGAGCGATAAGGTCCAAACTGCCCAAGACAAAATGGATGTTGTCTTAGAAAAGCTAAGTAGATGAGGTGCCCCTTCGTTACGTAGCGACATCCAACATATATTAAATTGATTGCTAAATCTATTATACAAAACCCAAATTATAATGTTACACTGTAAATGACCCACATCCTATCTTAGAAAGCTTGCCAGCACACAGCCTTGGCTTAGGCCTGGGTGGAAGAGGAGTATTTAGTAACAGCTCTTGTACCTTCAGACACTGCATGCTTGGCCAACTCACCCGGCAAGATCAGTCTAACAGCAGTTTGGATCTCTCTGGCAGAGATCGTTGATTTCTTGTTGTAGGCCGCCAATTTTGAGGCCTCAGAGGCAATTCTTTCGAAAATGTCATTGAcaaaagagttcaaaatcGACATCGACTTCTGCGAGATACCAGTGTCAGGATGTGTCTGCTTTAGGACTTTGTAAATGTAAGAGGAGTATGTTTCCTTTCTAACCTttgttctcttcttgttaGCATCGACGGAAGACGCAGTCTTTTTGGCAGCtggcttcttttcagcGGGAGCCTTAGAGGCAGGTttcttttcagcttttgggGCCATTCTTGTGCAGTATATTTAATTGTTTGATGAACACTTTCCGAATCTATCATGTCCTCATAGGGCACAAATAGCTCCTTTTTATACGTTTCTCATATTTTTGATTATTCGTTATTGAAGCTGAGTCGAATTTGTTGCGACACGCGAAAACGCGTTAATGTGGTTTCCCCACCCTGAATATGCGGCGAAAATTACAGTCCAGGAATTGGCCTCACATTTACTGCTAATTCCCCTAATTCTTCCTGCGACCATCCCAAAAAGGAAATCGGAATATTTGAGTCCGGATACCGTTCTAGTATATTCATACAGTATAATTTGTTCGCAGAACAGTGCGAAAATTACAGTCCAGTTAATAAGATCAATTAGTCCTCCGCAAGGACCAGTTGAAAGATGGAGATATAAAGATAAGGCTCTATACGCTCTTGTCCTCTGGGTAAATATCGTGTAAAATTCTTAAATTTTAATTTGTCCAAGCGCGAGTGTTCGACAAATAACATCAAGAATCCTAATAAATATCAATAATGTCCGGTGGTAAAGGTGGTAAGGCTGGCTCTGCGGCTAAGGCTTCCCAATCCAGATCTGCTAAGGCTGGTCTAACGTTCCCAGTCGGTAGAGTACACAGGCTTCTAAGAAGAGGCAACTATGCCCAGAGAGTTGGTTCTGGTGCTCCAGTCTACTTAACTGCCGTCTTGGAGTACTTGGCTGCCGAAATTCTGGAATTGGCCGGTAACGCTGCTAGAGacaacaagaagaccagAATTATCCCACGTCACTTGCAGTTGGCCATCAGAAACGATGACGAACTTAACAAATTATTGGGCAATGTGACTATCGCTCAAGGTGGTGTCTTGCCAAACATTCACCAAAATttgcttccaaagaaatctGCCAAGCCAGAGAAGGCTTCGCAAGAGTTGTAAGCACGTCTTTGACATATGTCTATCGCCTCTCGTTTTCGCTTGGTGTGAATACGAGAGAACTTGTACTATAAAGTTGGATTACAGGTTTATCCCAATTTCAAATTGTATATTAATTAATTTACATTTCCATTTGAAACAATGTCTTTACATGTGTTCTGGTTTCCAGGTCTGTCATCAATGTGTTTGCATGCGCGTAAGTTAGCGAGCTTCTGAGAGAAGGTCCACGACGATATTTATGAGCGAAATTAAAACTTCAACCCCGACCAGCACTATGATGATAAATTCCAAGTATTCTTCGTGTGAATGGCCAAGCTGCTCCTTCAGcatctgaagaagatctgAGATGACCTCTAGCCTTTGATTGAGCAACGCCACTCTTTGATTGATTTCCAAATAACCTCTTGTGGCGTGGTATATGGGCTCGAGTTGCGGCTCTGACCACATGATCTCAGGCGAATCCAGCACCGACCCATGTAGGTTGATGTTGATCCTGAGAATGAAGAGCTCTCCTATGCTTTTCATAATATCCGCCTTACCCATGGATACCTTACCGCTCGATGCGATTTGCTGAGGAATGTCTTGAGTATCTTCTATCGTGTTATCCACTAACTCTTCGAATAGCGAGATCTTCACGCTTTGTGCAATAGCATGGGAAATGGAAAGTTTAACCATATAGTTGGATCCATCCCTCAATGTTATGAAATCGTTGTAAATTCTGGGCTGATAGCTTTGCGTAATGTAGTAATTGAACTGTTCCACTTGCACATCCTCCTCTGCcagtttctctttctcaaacttttcaacatcatTCAAGAACGCCTTCTCCTCTCGTTCGGTGAAGCCCCACATGACGATAACACCGTACTCAAATATGAACAAGTCTGGTTGTTTGTCGCTGACATTGATTTCTCCTCCCTCGTCGTCCAACCTTATTACATCTTCGTCTTTAAATCTTTTATCTCCTCTCCAATCGGTGTAGATGAACGGGGTAAATAAGCACTCATCAAATAACTTTGGATGGGTATGGTGCGCTTTCTTGCAGCCCTTCAACCATCGTACCAGTTCCTTCATATTGTATGCGCTTGATGTACAGTACGCGGTCACCCTAGGGAGAAGGTGCCGTTGACCCTTTCCTAGCTTTTCGGCATCTCTCCGGGCAGGGGTATCAGTGATTCTATTGACCTGAGAATAAACGTCTCGGTCTGCGTTACCCAAAAGCAAGTCTTCCGGTCTATTAAATGGTTCTTCGGGGAGGAGTTTCAACTTCTGCGCTGTCCGAGAGGTTCTCTGGGCGCCAATCTTGGAAGCCTTAGGAGCATTTAATTTGTTTCCTTGAACAATGGGGATATCTGCGCTTGGTGAGTTCTTCGAGCGGCCTGCTCCGCCTGTAGCAGCCAGTAAAGGCTCTCGTTCTGGCCGCGACATACTACTTTAAATATCTGAACTTCGCAGTGAATGAAATTAGATAAATTACATTTTTTCATAATTCACAAACACAGTCGGACAAACTTACGGTGAAGGTTGAAAGCGACCAAAATATGTCGGATGCTGATCTAAAAAGGTCACTAGGAGATCTGCAAGAAAGCAACCAAGTTCTGGCTTTGGCAGTCCAAAGGACAAGGCTTGCCGTCAAGCGATTACGTCTCGAATACGGCACTTTACTGGAGAGACTAGAAAGCCGAATTGATAAAGACCCCGAGCTGTGTTACGAGGACCCTCTTCCATCTCTGGAAAGCTTTAAGTCTCAGATATTAGAGGATGCCCCAAAGTCAAGAActaagaagaagaagggcaaAGAGAGGGATCCAAATCTTCCCAAACGCCCAACCAACGCTTACCTTCTATTCTGTGAaatgaacaaagaaaaaatgAAACAAAGCTCAGGCGCAAACGACGTGTCCAAAGCTCTCACAGATGCATGGAAAGGTTTAGATGAAAATGCCAGAAGACCATATTACGATTTATATAATGAGGACCGCGACCGCTATCAAAGAGAAATGCAAGCATATGCACAAAGTAAGACAGAAGATCGAAAGCCGTTGAAGAAAGgagaggaagaagatgaagacgaaatcgaagaagatgatgatacGGACGAAACTCAACCGGACGTAGATGCAACGACAGACTTGCCCACAAGCGAGGCTTGAATACGAACTTCTCAAATAATAATCTATCTACGGACCTCGCCGGAATCAACAACTCGCCATGCCTCATTTGATTCAGCGCAGCATTAAACTACTTGACCTTTGTACAATAATTATCACATACCTAAAACTTTCTTTTCTTATTTTTAGCATGGTAATATCCATTTTCGTCTTTCTCGTGCTtcctcttctcttttgatcttgcatgctttttcaatttgcGTCTCGCCGCAGCCTCAGGCGCGACAACAGCGAGTGTCGCACGTTTTGCTCTCCTCTCATATCTCCGGCGGGTTACTTCATGCTTCACGGAAGAGTAAATCGTAGTGAAATCGGCAACTGAAAGCTTGCCTTGCAAAAGTTCCAGGCACTCTTGAGCAAGTTGTTTGAGCTCCTCGCTCCTTTCGTCGAGGTTCCTTCTTTCATCCTCCAGATAGGTGAAAAGAGATAAAATGATTGTATTAGCACCGTGTTTGAGCTGTTCCTCATCCAGAAGTTGTATGATAAGAGCAAGTAGTTGCACACATGCTTTTTTGGAGGGAAATAGCTCTCGcccattttcttcatctctTATAATCGAACCAATACGAGAAAGAGCAAAGTCGATTGCAGTATTGTATTTGCGGTCACCTTCGCCTGCTGTCACGAAAGGTGTGTTATCTTTCTGCCACCTTGCCATGATCGTGATTATGGTCCTTATGGATGTCGTTGCCTGAGACTCAGAGATGGAGGGCGCTCCAAGTTGGCGGAAGATACGGTAGGCAATGTTTTGGATTTCCAAGTCTGAAAATGGATTTTCAAGTTTACCTTGGTGACCGACATACTTGTTGACCATCCTGCTACTGATGAGTCTCACCCATGGGTGAGGGTAAAGCAGGCAGTTGATGACAGACGTCCACATTGGTGTATTCGAAACTGCAAAAGCCTCATCTGTTGCATCAACATAGGCGGTCAAAACGTTTAAAGCGGTGTACACAAGATTCCACTCTGTCTCAGACCCTGCGTCACTTTCCGCAATGATTTTCctcgcttttgaaagagctagTCCATCTAGTTCACTGTTAGCCCCTAACGACATCGATGATAAGTAAATTTTGTAAATCCTTAGGCCGAGTTCCAGAAAGCTTGCAGTATCTTGTTTCAGCCAAGCCAAAATGTACTTTTCTTCAGTTCCAATATTTCCTTGTCCCAACTTTGCAAGTAGGTTACGTAGTAACGCAGAAGCCATTTCGCGGCAGCGAGGTGAGTTATCATTCACAGCAACGTTAGATAGAGAAAGGAAAAACGATGCTGATAACCTTCGAAGCAAATCTTGGCTAGATTTGTTCACAATCAAATTAATAAGCTCCATGACTGATTGACGCCCTTCCTGAGAAGGATACTCCAAATTGGACACTAAAAACTTGAACTGCTTCTCCAAACGACCACGACTTTGGTCATACTCCATGATGAACTGATAGTAGACACTTCTAGACACATCCCTGATCTCTTTCGAGTGATTTGTGACCATAATTCCTGCAACAGAATCAACAATGTCATACATTTCAGGCAATACAACGTGTTTGGCAAGCAATGATTTCAGAAAGTTAAAAGCTAAGCCTTGCTTGTTAGGCTCGTTCAAGTCCGGCCGTACGCGCTCCAAAATGAAGCTTAAAGCCGTGTCCTTGAGCTTCACATCCTTATGGCGTATCAAGGATgacaaaaatttgagactAACCTGACAAATCTCAGTGGACGTCGAAGGTGAATCCTTAATAATGTTGAGTACTTTCCTTGcacagtttttgaaaatgcCCTCGCTATCTTCGTCGAAGTTGAGCTTTACGAAGACGGTAAGGACACGAAGAGCGCTCACCAACACGCTTTCATCATCGCAGTCAAGAGAGCCTTGCAAAAGAGGAATGAAACCTTCCAGGTAAGGAGCTTCTAGCAAATTTGGATTACGCGCTAGCACGGCTTTGAGCAGATCAAGCGAGAACTTTTGCAGCACGCTGCCATTTGGATTCGTCTCCGTTTGAACCCTCCCATCTTTCGCATTGAGgttgacaatgaaaaaagAGTCATCTCTCGCCTTCAGCTTGTTGGAGGCTTTAGGCTTAAAACTACCTCCTTTGGAAGTAAAATTCGCTGACTGGGTGAAAATTTCATAGCACAAGATCAAAGCATCCTTGGAAGAACTTTCCTCGTTATGGTTGAGACCTAGCGCATATCTCCTCATGAGCTCATCTAGCTTGCGACGATTTTTCAGGCCTAAATTCTCGGACAGTAGCGCCCGAATAGGATGCAAGAGGGATCCGAAGGCTGGTAAGGATATGTTAGAAGCTAATATTTCGCCAGTATCATAGCTCTTGTTAAATTTaagctctttgagttttgaaGAGTAGCCTTCGGCTTCCTTCTCTTGCCCTGCGGCTCCAAAAATGTCCTCCATGATTATACTCACAATCAATGCCGAGTTAGTATCAAGATCTTTGTGTGACAACGAATGTGACATCGCAACTAGAAGAGAGTGTACAGTGTAGCTCAAAATATGGATTTGAGAGCCTCTTCTTAGAGCCGATTTCAACTCGTTCAGAATGAAAGTCAAATATTCAGGTCCCAATACAACACTAATGCTTGCTAAGCTTTTACGCACGGCTTCACGAAGTTCTTCAGACCTACTGCGTAAAACCTGACAAATAGAGCTTAGAGCTCCTGGGAGGAGACGCCCTCTGTCGTTTGGATCTAGACCCAAGATAAAATTGACAGTGGCTTCGCAAAGTGGGATCCTCGCAACAATCGTATCCTCATTTCTCGTATTAAGTATATTCTTGAAAGTAGGATAGATTTCACCCTGTATGAAATTTTCAGGCTCAGTAAGTGTCTTTGggaactttttcaagcttaTGTTACTAGGGTCCTGTGCCCTAGCTGCTTGCAttgatttcatcaaagatTTGGAGCACTGAACAATGAGTGACACCatttccttcaaaaatgctGGCTTTTGCTTGAGAGCAGCTGTGAATCTCCGAATGACTGCCTTGTATTGATTCCAAGTAACAAAATGCGTCAGTAGCCCGACAGTTGAGATGGTTTCGTTACAAATGTTTCGGTACTTCTCGTCAGTACAATAAATATAGCGCTCAACCATTGGAATCAAGTAGTGAGAAATACTACTTCCTGAAAGAGTTGATGCATTCTCACCTAATCTCTTGATTGCTCTCTGCCGGCGATGAAGTTGAATATGTGTCAAGTTGGtgaaaaagttggcttCTTCGTCGCCCTTGAAcagcaagcttttcatgTCATTCAGTTCAGTGTAGTAGATGGAATTTGCGATGATGTAGGAAACCACCGAAATATATTCAACTTGAATCTCTATGTTTTTATGCCGTAGcccatttttgatgtgTGGGATAAGGTCAGAGCCAATAAGTTCTACTGCTTTCTCGGCATCGCTAGCGgagctctttgagtttgagtagtcaatcaaaagcttgatgGTGTGAGTTGCGTTTGTCCTAATTGCAAGTTCCTCTTCGTCTGTGATGAAGTAGAGACATGTGTGGATGACTGGTAGCcattcaagctcatcagtTAATTGGCACGAACCGTCCgcaattttcttgaaagcaggTAACAcgcttttgaagttatAGCTTTCCATTCTGTCCGTCGAATAGGCATTGAGTTCGGACAACAATCCTGCAACTTTGCTTAGATGTTCAAATTGAGTGCCAATGCTTATGAAAACCTTGTTGAGACTCAgcctcaagcttttctcagCGAAAACGCGATAAAGCTTTGAACATGACCTGTACAGGTGCTCTATCTCAGTCCACTCACAGTTGTAGCCAATGATCAGAGACGCGATGGATTGCAAAACCTTGACTTTATCCGCGGTTTGCACACCTTTGACTTCTCCTTCAAGAATGTGAGCCAAAGAACTTAGTAGATATTTTTTGgtttcgtcttcgtccaCATAGCCAGCCTCAACCAAGTTAAGTAGCAAATCGACTGTGATAGAGACAACTTCTTGACTCTTtgcattcttcaaaaggccTGGAAGCTCTCTTAAGCACGTGGATGCGACTAATGAAACAAGATCGACATAGGCATCATCTTTCGTCGGGTTTTTAATAATGTAATTGGAGAAATTTAATGTGTTCTCAATAACAATTTCTTTAGCATTTGAATtgccaagaagcttcatAAGAGCTTTTGCAACAGAGCACTCGTCATGGTAAAGAAATTTGTAAAAGCAAGTGTCTGTTGCCCAAAGACAGAACAAACTCATGAGGGAGGATGGGTGTTGTAAGTTGTCATATTCGAAATTTGAAATCCTCGGCTGCAAAACAAGTttgtgaattttttgaactgAACTATCCCAGTCTATCAATGTTCCGACAGTGGAAAATAAGTTGAGGATTAACTTCATAATTGCCTGTCTAACGTTTCCAGCTTGTTTCAgtacaacttcttcttcagactTCTTAGAAGCCACTTCATTTGACACGCATGCCGTGTATAGGGCTGGGTCGAGCAGCGCCACTGTTGCATTGGGATACTTAGAGCCCAAAGACTTGATTGCCAAATTACCCAACGCTGCAAAGCCAGCCATTCTTCTCAGCAAATGCTTACTCAGAATTGTGGAATCAAATCCAGTTCCCTGCTCCAGGAACTTTTTGTATGGAAGCCCTTCACTTGCAAGTCTCAAAAAACCGATAACGTATTTTTCATGAAGGCTTGGGAGAAGAGTAATAACTGCTGTCttcctgctcttcttcagaccGCTAGTGACTGGAGTTTGAGCGCGGCCGAAAAGTATTCGCAGGACTAAAGGCATAAGGAAAGTTTCATCATTATCTTCCACTATTCTATCATTGCTGTGAGACAGTAACTTCAAACTTTCGTCCTTGAATGCATTATCGTCCAGCAGATTTCTCAAGTTATCCCTGTATTTGATTACTACGCTTTCTTTGTAAGCGAGAATGCCATCCAGCGCTAGTTTCTGGATTTCAGTGGTTCGACTCCCAAGAAGGTCCATAAACCTTTGATAAACCTCCTCGGATTTGTAGATCGacttgatgttcttgaacttacCAATTaattgaagaaggagcttaCGGTCGGCCTCTGACCAGGTGCTTGAGCTAGATGGCCTCTCCTCTACACCCTCTAGCGCCAGGGCATTTTCTTCGGACGGATCTGTTTTCAACATATAAGGAACAATATCTCTGGAATGCCGCTCTGCCAATTGAGGAATACGTAACAGTCCCTTCAGGGCCTGGTTCCTAATGAGACCAGGATAGGTTAAGTCACCTCTTCTGTTCTTTAAAAGCTCCAGGATTGAAGATTCTGCGAAGGAGTATGAGTTGAAAACGTCGGCACAAGTTTGAAGAACGTCGTTGAGCCTGCTGGTACTGACAGACCAGAAAACTGCACgctcttcttcgagctGAGATTTCTCGTAGTACTCCAATCTAAAATTATTAtccaaaacttcaacaaactttgaaaacaagctccACACTAGTTCATGATTTTTTTCGTAAACATCACACAAAACCTCATATGCTCCTTCCCAGACTGGTGAAAACCTAACCGTAAGGATACCGAAGAGATAATTAAAAACCACATGAGAAACAAGGGATTCTGGTTCCATCTTCGCAAAGTCAGATCCTAACTTCCTAATTCTCATAGTAATATCACGGGCGGTCTGAAGATTTCTaggaatttcttcaattatTTTACAGTCGTTCAAAATTTCCGGAACTTCTAAGCCTTGATATTTGAGGAGAGAAATAAGAAGTTTCAGTGACTCATACCGTATTTGCTCATCAGGCAAGCACAAATTACCAGAAATCTGGATAAATGCTTGATTCTCACATGCTTGGGAAAATTTGTTTGAGCCATTCTCAAGTTTACCAAGGAGTTGACGCAAACCTTTTATGCACAGTACGCTATCCTGAAACTTTCCTAGATTAGTCACTGCAAAGTCTAGAATTTCAAGTACGTTTCCGTTGTCCCTTGGATTAAGCAACAATAACATATTACCTAGGACatccttttcaaaatcattcaAACGCTCCTGTTGTAGCAATGTTTTTATCAATGGCTCTATGACAGTAGATGCGTCGTAGCTAGTATAATAGAGTACTTGCATTTTCCAGAGTATTTGAAACAAACTACCAAGGCGCAAATGTTCACTTTCAGCACTAATACCATGGGCAATACTTTCAGCAAACTGCTTTGGAATAGTAAGCGCAAGTTTTTGCCCTAAAGGTGAATTTTGCCTGGACTCCATGAGAAAAAGTGCTATCTTTTTCTCATTAAATTCCCAATTTTGATCAATATACCTTTGGAGAGATTTAGCACcgttgaaagaaaacatcCTGTCTTTGTCCATGGAAAGGcccattttgaaaaactctaTGAAGTTTTGCGGAAAGTTGTTGAGATAGAAGTCGAAAAGAGTTCTGTGAAATTTGGTGAGGTCAGGAATAGGAGCATTACGCAAAATGCTACAGAAAGCTAAGGCTGTCACTTCCGGCGAAAGGGACCTCACGTTAGCGTGACATAGAACTTTTTGCACGGAATCGATTAATTCTGGCCAAGATTTGACCTTTTTGCCACTTTCGGCGAATGCTAGAGTCAGCAAAAGTTTCATGGGTGCATCCAGTTTAGCAGATGGATCTTCGAGGAAGCCTTTAACTTCCGAGATGAAAACATCGTATACTGGGGGCGCATTGTCGGACGAAGCATGCCTTAATACGTTCATTGTAACATCGGCCACTAATGAAATGCAGCACTGGTCACCAGCACCGCTAAGACATTCGTGAACCAATGCTTCCATTATGACGTTAAACTTTGAATGTAGTGATTCTTTCGTTGTAATGAGTGCTTCGGTGAAGAGCATTTTGAGCCCATCATAGATGTTATTTTCGCAAGCGTTTTCCTCCGTAGATTCGGTAACGTCTCGAAGTTGGTTAAACGCGTGAGTGACAAACGcgctcaagcttttcagcttgGCCTTTCTAACTAGAAAAGATAGCGCTTCTGCAGAAAATCTGGATAGGTACTCCTTGCGATGCGAAACGAGGGGGAAAAGTAAGTTATATGTGGGAAGCAGATCTTGAGCGAGTACCCTGGATAGATACTTGTAAACATACGCTAGGCAGTTGAAACCCCACTCAAAGACGTTTGATGATTCAAAATTCGCAGCATCATCAAGTAAAGTAGTCAGCATATGCATGGCCCTTTCGTAGAATTTCATGAAATCTGGACCCAGATCGTGGCAAAATTGCGCTAGTAAATCTAGCAACGGTTGTAATGAGTATTCGTCATGTTTGCTGATATGCTTGTATAACTGTTCAAAAATCTGCTCTTCATGGAAGAGAATCTGGGGCAATGTTTGAGCCATGGGCCTAACATCATCAGCAAACGATGCGAAATTAGCACTCATATTCGTGTCTTCCCAGTGCTcgaaagaagccaagaagtGGGAAGACTCGACATGGTCGTGGACTCTCTTCCCCAAATTCCTAGCAGGCTCTATCCTGAGATCATCGATTTTGTCCTTGAAAGACGAGTATCTGTACCTTTTTGACGACTTCGATGTCACTTTCTGTTTGACCATTTTGAGGCTTGTCGTAGGCAGGATTATTCTTCGATGATTGGGCTTTGCAATAAAATACTACGACAGCGCTCGCTCCAGTCCGATCCTCACtgctgcgatgagctagtAGCTCAGcggaaaattttttataaaTAGGAAACGTAAAATAAAAAATAACATTATACGGAACACAACTCTCCACCTGCCACTTAAATCTATGTTCAAAAGGCGCCGAAGATATGTTGCTCAAGTTTGATTACGCGATATGTTTGTCCATTAATCCTATACTGCTACAAATTTGTTATATAAAGAGTCCGTTCTTGTCAGGCTAATTTCACCGAAATCCGCTTCCTGACCCAAATCAATGCAGTCCATGTTTGCCAGCgacaaaagttcaaagaagacCTTACTAGCTTGTTTCTTTGTAATGCGTTCTCCTAGCTGATCTTTATCAGCTTTGAATTCCAGACATTCggagaacttcaaagtCTCTGAGTCCAGAAACTGGGTTCTGAGCTGCCCAGCTAATTCGCGGGTCCCTTCTGAAATGTACTCTCCCGTTTCAAGTTGTATTTTGGGAGATGATCTCTCTCCAAGTTGAGAGCTTGAGAACTCCTGAGTACCAGCAGAGACGCTGGTGCTATTTGCTGCTTCGTTTTCCAGCTCAACCTCTCCGTCGCTATCAAAAGGGGCAGGAAATTCCTCCGCTTCTTCATGCCCTGTTAttatttcttcatcgaaacCAAGAGAGGCTTCAAGCTGaggttcttcttcgataGCTTGAGGCTCTCTCATGAATGTCCTAGCTCTCTTGATTCCTGAATAAGACAGTAGACTACCCAGTATAGACTGTGGTAAGTAATCAATACTCTCAGATACCTGGGCCCAGAGCCTCTTTTTTTCTGCGTTTTCAACTGGGCGATGCTGGTGATGAACTAAAACTTGAGAGTTTGGATTGACCCCTGATACTTTCACAGTGTCATCTCTAAGCTCTGTTTCTGAATCTGTGATAAGCGGCTTCAACCTAGATGCATCAGCACGTTGTCTTCTACCTCTAGGAGGCGACGACATTGGAACATTCGAAATCTCCTCGGGCTCTGGGCTGAGCTCAGTACCCCTTTCCTCAGGCTccttttccagctccaa
The Lachancea thermotolerans CBS 6340 chromosome G complete sequence genome window above contains:
- the RMD1 gene encoding Rmd1p (similar to uniprot|Q05210 Saccharomyces cerevisiae YDL001W RMD1 Cytoplasmic protein required for sporulation): MSRPEREPLLAATGGAGRSKNSPSADIPIVQGNKLNAPKASKIGAQRTSRTAQKLKLLPEEPFNRPEDLLLGNADRDVYSQVNRITDTPARRDAEKLGKGQRHLLPRVTAYCTSSAYNMKELVRWLKGCKKAHHTHPKLFDECLFTPFIYTDWRGDKRFKDEDVIRLDDEGGEINVSDKQPDLFIFEYGVIVMWGFTEREEKAFLNDVEKFEKEKLAEEDVQVEQFNYYITQSYQPRIYNDFITLRDGSNYMVKLSISHAIAQSVKISLFEELVDNTIEDTQDIPQQIASSGKVSMGKADIMKSIGELFILRININLHGSVLDSPEIMWSEPQLEPIYHATRGYLEINQRVALLNQRLEVISDLLQMLKEQLGHSHEEYLEFIIIVLVGVEVLISLINIVVDLLSEAR
- the HTA2 gene encoding histone H2A (similar to uniprot|P04911 Saccharomyces cerevisiae YDR225W HTA1 One of two nearly identical (see also HTA2) histone H2A subtypes core histone required for chromatin assembly and chromosome function DNA damage- dependent phosphorylation by Mec1p facilitates DNA repair acetylated by Nat4p and similar to YBL003C uniprot|P04912 Saccharomyces cerevisiae YBL003C HTA2 One of two nearly identical (see also HTA1) histone H2A subtypes; core histone required for chromatin assembly and chromosome function; DNA damage-dependent phosphorylation by Mec1p facilitates DNA repair; acetylated by Nat4p), which gives rise to MSGGKGGKAGSAAKASQSRSAKAGLTFPVGRVHRLLRRGNYAQRVGSGAPVYLTAVLEYLAAEILELAGNAARDNKKTRIIPRHLQLAIRNDDELNKLLGNVTIAQGGVLPNIHQNLLPKKSAKPEKASQEL
- the NHP10 gene encoding Nhp10p (similar to uniprot|Q03435 Saccharomyces cerevisiae YDL002C NHP10 Protein related to mammalian high mobility group proteins likely component of the INO80 complex which is an ATP-dependent chromatin-remodeling complex) codes for the protein MSDADLKRSLGDLQESNQVLALAVQRTRLAVKRLRLEYGTLLERLESRIDKDPELCYEDPLPSLESFKSQILEDAPKSRTKKKKGKERDPNLPKRPTNAYLLFCEMNKEKMKQSSGANDVSKALTDAWKGLDENARRPYYDLYNEDRDRYQREMQAYAQSKTEDRKPLKKGEEEDEDEIEEDDDTDETQPDVDATTDLPTSEA
- the ECM15 gene encoding Ecm15p (highly similar to uniprot|P35195 Saccharomyces cerevisiae YBL001C ECM15 Non-essential protein of unknown function, likely exists as tetramer, may be regulated by the binding of small-molecule ligands (possibly sulfate ions), may have a role in yeast cell-wall biogenesis), producing MVKIACLADVCMVPLGTASPSISDFVAAIEKKIRESHLKSTLHSAGTTIEGPWDEVTNLIGEIHEYAHEIGYVRVHTDIRIGTRSDKVQTAQDKMDVVLEKLSR
- the HTB2 gene encoding histone H2B (similar to uniprot|P02293 Saccharomyces cerevisiae YDR224C HTB1 One of two nearly identical (see HTB2) histone H2B subtypes required for chromatin assembly and chromosome function Rad6p-Bre1p-Lge1p mediated ubiquitination regulates transcriptional activation meiotic DSB formation and H3 methylation and similar to YBL002W uniprot|P02294 Saccharomyces cerevisiae YBL002W HTB2 One of two nearly identical (see HTB2) histone H2B subtypes required for chromatin assembly and chromosome function; Rad6p-Bre1p-Lge1p mediated ubiquitination regulates transcriptional activation, meiotic DSB formation and H3 methylation), whose translation is MAPKAEKKPASKAPAEKKPAAKKTASSVDANKKRTKVRKETYSSYIYKVLKQTHPDTGISQKSMSILNSFVNDIFERIASEASKLAAYNKKSTISAREIQTAVRLILPGELAKHAVSEGTRAVTKYSSSTQA